The Microbacterium luteum nucleotide sequence TGATCGGGCTGTCCACCGGACTCGAATGGGCGGATGCGGCGTGGGGCGCCTTGTACGCCGGGATGGCCTTCATCCCCGCTCCCGTCGCCGGCTACGGCACCGGTGCGGTCATCGGAGAACGCATCGCCGGGATGGCCCGCGCGGCCGAGGCCACGGTGTTCATCACCGACGCCGGCGTGCTCGAGCGCATCGACGCCGATGCGCTCGAGATGAAGGTGCTCCTCCTCGAAGATCTCCTCGCTGACGGCGACGCGGACGCGTGGTCGATGCCGGCACTCGACGGCGACGCGATCGCCTACCTCCTGTACACGTCGGGGTCGACCGGGGATCCCAAGGGCGTCATCGCGACGCACTCGACCGTGATCGGGACCGCCGATGCCGCGAAGGACCTGTGGGACAGCAGTCCGCGGGCGACGCTGGTCGGCTGGGCGCCGATGCACCACATCATGGGGCTGATGATGCAGGTCATCATCCCGGCGGTCAACGGCGCGCAAGCGGTCGCGACCAACACCGAGCAGTTCCAGCGCCGTCCCATCCTCTGGCTGCAGCTGATCAGCCGGCATCGCGGCACCATGAGCGCCGCCGGCAACTTCGCCTTCGCCCTGGTCACCCAGCTCGCCACCGACGAGCAGATCGCCGAACTCGACCTCAGCAGCCTGAAGGTGCTCTTCTCGGGCTCGGAGCCCGTGCGCCCCGAGACGCTCCACGCCTTCCTCGATCGGTTCGGCTCGACCGGGGTGACCGAGCAGATGGTGGCACCGGTCATGGGCATGACCGAGGCGAACATGATCTCCGGCAAGTTCCCCGACGACGACCTGATGATACGGCGCTTCGACGCCGAACGACTCGAGAACGGTCAGCTCGTGCCCGCCGACGGCGAGGGCACCGTCGAGTGGGTCTCGTGCGGTCGCCCCACCAGCCAGACGCAGGTCGTGATCGTCGACCCCGAGACGCTGCAGCCGGTGCCGGACGGCATCGTCGGAGAGATCTGGGTCGCGTCCCCGATGGTCTCCCCCGGATACTTCCGTCGACCCGACGCGACCGCCGAGACCTTCGGTCACGCCCTGACCGGCTACGACGGCGCTTTCATGCGCACCGGCGACCTCGCCGCGATCCTCGACGGCGAGCTGTTCGTGACGGGCCGCCTGAAGGAGATGATCATCGTGCGGGGTCGCAACCTGTACCCGCAGGACATCGAGGCCGCCGCCCGCACGGTCTCGCCCGCGGTCGGCATCGGCGCCGCGTTCGAGCTCACCGGGCACCCCTCGGTCGTCGGTGTCGTGCTCGAGGTGAGCGAGGATGCCCTCGCCGAGACCCCGGAGAGCATCGACACTCTCGGCCCACGCGTGCGAGAGACGCTCATGGCACGCAGCTCGCTCCCGTCGCTCGCTGTCGCGTTCGTCGCGGAGGGCACCCTCCCCCGCACTCCCACCGGCAAGGTGCGCCGCATGCCCACGCGCTCGCAGATCGAGTCCGGCACGCTGCGCCCTCTCTACTCGTCAGGGTTCCGCCCAGTGCTCACTCCCGCCTGACGAGACTGCCGGGCCGGAGACCCCACATCCCAGCGACCTCCGGCCCGGCAGGTCACCCACCCGCCACCGCTCATCATCCATCACGAAGGAGTCCGGAGCATGTCACTTCCGCCGGTTCTCGCCCACGACTGCCTGCAGGCCACCGCGGCCGCGCACGGCGACGATCGCGGCATCCTCTTCCACCCGAGCCTCGACACGTCGGAGTTCCGCGGATACGGCGACCTCGATCGACGCTCCCGCGCCGTCGCGCAGGCACTGACCGGGCAGGGCATCGGTGTCGGGGATCGCGTCGTCATCGCGCTGAGCCCGGGACTGGGATGGGTCGACGCCCTTTTCGGGGCGCTCTACGCCGGCGCAGCCTTCGTCCCGACCGCGGTCGCAGGATACGGTCTGCCGCCCGCGATGGTCGCCGAGCGTGTCGGTGCCATCTCTCGTGCGGCGGGAGCTGCCGTCATCGTCACCGACGAGACCCTGGCCCCCGTGCTGGCATCGGCCGACATCGACATCCCGATCGCCGTCCTCAGCGAGCTGCTCGAGGCGGGAGACGCCGACGCGTGGATGCCGCCCGCGATCGACGCCGACGCGATCGCCTGGCTGTTCTTCACCTCGGGATCGAC carries:
- a CDS encoding fatty acyl-AMP ligase; translated protein: MTAPHPTLVDALRHTASTVGDSHGILYYDTPDSSRRRSYRDLDRNARTVAQALTARGHGIGDMAVIGLSTGLEWADAAWGALYAGMAFIPAPVAGYGTGAVIGERIAGMARAAEATVFITDAGVLERIDADALEMKVLLLEDLLADGDADAWSMPALDGDAIAYLLYTSGSTGDPKGVIATHSTVIGTADAAKDLWDSSPRATLVGWAPMHHIMGLMMQVIIPAVNGAQAVATNTEQFQRRPILWLQLISRHRGTMSAAGNFAFALVTQLATDEQIAELDLSSLKVLFSGSEPVRPETLHAFLDRFGSTGVTEQMVAPVMGMTEANMISGKFPDDDLMIRRFDAERLENGQLVPADGEGTVEWVSCGRPTSQTQVVIVDPETLQPVPDGIVGEIWVASPMVSPGYFRRPDATAETFGHALTGYDGAFMRTGDLAAILDGELFVTGRLKEMIIVRGRNLYPQDIEAAARTVSPAVGIGAAFELTGHPSVVGVVLEVSEDALAETPESIDTLGPRVRETLMARSSLPSLAVAFVAEGTLPRTPTGKVRRMPTRSQIESGTLRPLYSSGFRPVLTPA